In Acidobacteriota bacterium, a single window of DNA contains:
- a CDS encoding ABC transporter permease gives MSTILSRASRRYLQRHPWQIALSVLGVALGVAVVVAIELANQSAERAFRLSTEQVTGRTTHQLVAGPAGVDEDLYAQLRRSGEIDRAAPVVEAYVALPDHPGRVLHLVGVDPWAEAPFRTALAGGSVDPGELLVRPGAALVAEATARDLGLEEGGRLRLGIDGRTVEVELAGVLEGDPRGREDLLVMDIAGAQELLQRPGRLTRIDLILPTGTGTDQVLQRLREALPPGVEILEAQARQNATAGMIESFQLNLRALSLLALLCGTFLVYNTVSFSVVQRRPLIGRLRALGVTRRQIFRSILAEALALGLAGTVLGLLLGIGLGHALVRLVTRTINDLYFVLTVRELALAPQGLLVGIALGVGASLLAALAPAREATSTPPRQTLSRSALEQRARQRLPYLAGIGALLLAGGAALLVPRTSLVVAFTGMFVVVMGCALLAPPATAALMRLVQGPLGRWTGLLGRMAARGVVASLSRTGVAIAALTVAVSVTVGIGVMIDSFRSSVAQWLEHTLVADIYVSPLRPGRGVGGGQAPLPEELARQIAELPEVGRVNTLRRVTIASQQGPVQMAAVDLDERGRGSFRFLASEPEEAWRQVRQEEALLISEPFAFRRGLQPGDLLSLRTDAGRRDFPVAAVYRDYGSDQGSVLMDRGTYDRYWQDRGFTALAVFLAPGAAEDRALAGIRRLGASASASAGGNPGDGTEASQPETSQPETLARSNRSIRELSLEIFDRTFLITGVLRLLAGAVAFLGVVGALTALQLDRARELAMLRANGLTPRQVWRLVTAQTGLMGLAAGLLSIPMGVVMAVIMTHVINRRSFGWSVELLLPPSIGLEALALALVAALLAGIYPAYRMARTPPALALRQE, from the coding sequence CTCCAACGCCATCCGTGGCAGATCGCCCTCTCGGTGCTGGGGGTCGCTCTCGGTGTGGCGGTGGTGGTGGCCATCGAGCTGGCCAACCAAAGCGCCGAACGAGCGTTCCGCCTGTCCACCGAGCAGGTCACCGGCCGCACCACCCACCAGCTGGTGGCGGGACCGGCGGGGGTCGACGAGGATCTCTACGCTCAGCTGCGCCGCAGCGGCGAGATCGACCGCGCCGCGCCGGTGGTGGAGGCCTACGTCGCCCTCCCCGACCACCCGGGGCGGGTGCTGCATCTGGTGGGCGTCGACCCTTGGGCGGAGGCCCCCTTTCGCACCGCCCTGGCGGGCGGTTCGGTGGACCCCGGAGAGCTCCTGGTTCGCCCCGGCGCCGCCCTGGTGGCGGAAGCGACGGCTCGCGACTTGGGTCTGGAGGAAGGCGGCCGGCTGCGGCTGGGGATCGACGGCCGGACGGTCGAGGTCGAGCTCGCCGGCGTGCTGGAAGGCGACCCTAGGGGCCGCGAGGATTTGTTGGTGATGGATATCGCCGGGGCTCAGGAGTTGCTCCAGCGCCCCGGCCGGCTGACCCGCATCGATCTCATTCTTCCCACCGGCACCGGCACCGACCAGGTGCTTCAGCGGCTCCGGGAAGCCTTGCCGCCCGGGGTCGAGATTCTCGAGGCCCAGGCGCGCCAGAATGCCACCGCCGGGATGATTGAGTCCTTCCAGCTCAATCTCCGGGCCCTGAGCCTGCTGGCGTTGCTCTGCGGTACTTTCCTGGTCTACAACACGGTGAGCTTCTCGGTGGTCCAGCGCCGCCCCCTCATCGGCCGGCTGCGGGCGCTGGGAGTGACCCGCCGGCAGATCTTCCGCTCGATCCTCGCCGAAGCCTTGGCCCTGGGCCTCGCCGGCACCGTCCTGGGGCTCTTGCTGGGAATCGGTCTAGGCCACGCTCTGGTACGGCTGGTGACCCGCACCATCAACGACCTCTATTTCGTCCTCACCGTCCGGGAGCTGGCGCTGGCGCCCCAAGGCCTGCTGGTGGGCATCGCCCTGGGGGTCGGCGCCAGCCTGCTGGCGGCCCTGGCGCCGGCCCGGGAAGCGACCTCCACGCCTCCCCGCCAGACCCTCAGCCGCTCGGCCCTGGAGCAGCGGGCGCGACAGCGGCTGCCCTACCTGGCCGGCATCGGCGCTCTGCTGCTCGCTGGCGGTGCGGCGCTGCTGGTCCCCCGGACCTCGCTGGTGGTGGCCTTCACCGGCATGTTCGTAGTGGTCATGGGCTGTGCCCTCCTCGCTCCGCCGGCCACCGCTGCCCTGATGCGCCTGGTCCAGGGTCCCCTGGGGCGTTGGACCGGGCTGCTGGGACGCATGGCCGCCCGCGGCGTGGTGGCCTCCCTGAGCCGCACCGGCGTCGCCATCGCCGCCCTCACCGTGGCGGTATCGGTGACCGTCGGCATCGGAGTGATGATCGACAGCTTCCGTAGCTCCGTGGCCCAGTGGCTGGAACACACCCTGGTGGCGGATATCTATGTCTCGCCTCTGCGCCCCGGCCGCGGCGTCGGGGGCGGGCAGGCTCCGCTACCGGAGGAGCTGGCACGGCAAATCGCCGAGCTGCCGGAGGTAGGGCGAGTCAACACCCTCCGGCGGGTGACCATCGCCTCCCAGCAGGGGCCGGTGCAGATGGCGGCGGTGGATCTGGATGAGCGCGGCCGTGGCTCGTTCCGATTTCTCGCCAGCGAACCGGAGGAGGCCTGGCGGCAGGTGCGGCAGGAGGAAGCCCTGCTCATCTCCGAGCCCTTCGCCTTCCGCCGGGGGCTCCAGCCCGGAGACCTCTTGAGTCTGCGCACCGACGCCGGCCGGCGCGACTTCCCCGTCGCCGCGGTGTATCGGGACTACGGTTCGGATCAGGGCTCGGTGCTCATGGACCGCGGCACCTATGATCGATACTGGCAGGACCGGGGCTTTACCGCCCTCGCCGTCTTCCTCGCTCCCGGAGCCGCCGAGGACCGGGCCTTGGCGGGCATTCGCCGCCTCGGAGCCAGCGCCAGTGCCAGTGCCGGCGGCAACCCCGGTGACGGCACCGAAGCTAGCCAGCCCGAGACGTCCCAACCCGAAACCCTAGCGCGCTCCAACCGCTCGATCCGCGAGCTTTCCCTGGAAATCTTCGACCGCACTTTCCTGATCACCGGAGTCCTGCGGCTGCTCGCCGGCGCCGTCGCCTTCTTGGGGGTGGTAGGCGCCCTCACCGCCCTGCAGCTGGACCGCGCCCGGGAGCTGGCCATGCTCCGCGCCAACGGCCTGACGCCGCGGCAGGTGTGGCGATTGGTCACCGCCCAGACCGGTCTCATGGGGCTGGCGGCGGGCCTGCTCTCCATCCCCATGGGGGTGGTCATGGCGGTGATCATGACCCACGTCATCAACCGCCGCTCCTTCGGCTGGTCCGTGGAGCTGTTGCTGCCGCCCTCCATCGGTCTGGAGGCCCTGGCCCTGGCCCTCGTCGCGGCGCTGCTGGCGGGCATCTACCCCGCCTATCGGATGGCCCGAACACCGCCGGCGCTGGCGCTCCGGCAGGAATGA
- a CDS encoding lipocalin-like domain-containing protein, whose protein sequence is MRALILTLLLLLAAVVAGALLLDPPPAAPANPGIDVAEAMAAGGMEGYERATAPRPFSFPEDHGPHPGFRTEWWYFTGHLQAQDGRRFGYQLTFFRTALAPPGEMPLRSS, encoded by the coding sequence ATGCGCGCTCTGATCCTCACCCTCCTGCTCCTCCTCGCCGCCGTGGTGGCCGGCGCCCTGTTGCTGGACCCTCCCCCGGCGGCTCCGGCGAACCCGGGCATCGACGTGGCGGAAGCCATGGCCGCCGGAGGCATGGAAGGCTATGAACGGGCGACCGCTCCCCGTCCCTTCTCCTTCCCCGAGGATCATGGTCCCCACCCCGGTTTCCGCACCGAGTGGTGGTATTTCACCGGTCATCTACAAGCCCAAGACGGCCGCCGCTTCGGATATCAGCTGACCTTCTTCCGCACCGCCCTGGCGCCCCCCGGCGAGATGCCGCTGCGCTCCTCGTAA